GCGGGTCTTTTCCGGTGAATTTCCGAACAGGTCCGGGTGGCACCGTTTCGCCTGCCGGTAATACGCGCGCTTCAGCTCTGCGAATCCGGCCCGCGCGTCGACGTTCAGGATCTGATAGTAGGTCTTTGCCATTTTTGTCAAAATATCGTTCCGGTGCTTGCCATTCCTGCGGAAATCGAGTATAATATATACATAACTTATTTCCAACGCCAATAGAAAGATAAAATAAAAAGCGATTTTCCGGCACTGCCGCGGCGCGTACATATTGTTTTAAGTCGGCAGCGTAACGGAATCGGTGCAACCGAAGAGGCAAGTTTACAACCATGAATAAGAAAGTCAATTCACTGCCGGGAGGGAGCGAGACGATCCTCATCGTCGACGATCACGAAACGATCTGGGACTTCCTGATCGAAGCGCTCCAGCAGCTCGGCTACTCGGTGCTGCTCGCCGAGAACGGTCTCGACGCGGTTGAGATTTATGAGGCGAATCCTTCGCAGATCGACCTCGTCCTGCTCGATATGATCATGCCCAAGCAGGGAGGGCACCAGACTTTCTTCCGCATCCGCTCCATCGACCCGAAGGCGAAGATTCTGCTTTCGAGCGGATTTGTCTCGGAGGCCGAGGTCCACGACCTGCTTCAGCAGGGGGCCTGCGGTTTCCTTCCGAAACCGCACCGGCTGCCGACCGTCGCCAAGGCGATCCGCGAGGTCCTCGACACCGGCCGCCTTGCCGG
The nucleotide sequence above comes from Victivallis lenta. Encoded proteins:
- a CDS encoding response regulator, translated to MNKKVNSLPGGSETILIVDDHETIWDFLIEALQQLGYSVLLAENGLDAVEIYEANPSQIDLVLLDMIMPKQGGHQTFFRIRSIDPKAKILLSSGFVSEAEVHDLLQQGACGFLPKPHRLPTVAKAIREVLDTGRLAG